A single window of Danio rerio strain Tuebingen ecotype United States chromosome 15, GRCz12tu, whole genome shotgun sequence DNA harbors:
- the mos gene encoding proto-oncogene serine/threonine-protein kinase mos (The RefSeq protein has 7 substitutions compared to this genomic sequence), producing MPSPIPVTRLLPKDFGLEFGACSSPLTKTASGSTLRVPTNKFHGKVAHRLWSSVIHWRELQALEPIGSGGFGTVFRGTYFGETVAVKKVKCVKNKLASRQSFWAELNAAHLHHQNIVRVLAATTCTPAHLNTKDNIGTIVMEFAGNINLQKLIYGLTDLLPVEKCIKYSIDIARALQHLHAHGVVHLDLKPANVLLSEQGVCKIADFGCSFKISSTSDTVTHMNEIGGTFTHRAPELLKGEEVSPRVDVYSFGITLWQLLTREPPYEGDRQYILYAVVGYNLRPLTSRNVFTQFFIGQNCQKLISRCWDGDPSIRPTADKFVDELSVLL from the coding sequence CCGACTTTTGCCAAAGGATTTCGGCCTCGAGTTTGGCGCATGCAGCAGCCCGCTGACCAAAACTGCCAGTGGATCTACCCTGCGCGTGCCCACAAACAAGTTTCATGGTAAAGTCGCACACAGGCTCTGGTCCTCCGTGATCCACTGGCGCGAGCTGCAGGCTCTGGAGCCCATAGGCAGCGGTGGATTCGGTACGGTGTTCAGAGGCACATACTTCGGCGAGACTGTCGCTGTGAAAAAGGTCAAGTGTGTGAAAAACAAACTGGCATCGAGGCAAAGTTTCTGGGCGGAACTCAACGCCGCGCACCTGCACCATCAAAACATTGTGCGCGTGCTCGCGGCCACCACGTGCACTCCTGCGCATCTCAACACCAAAGACAACATCGGGACGATCGTAATGGAGTTCGCAGGCAATATAAATCTACAGAAGCTCATTTATGGGCTCACAGACTTGCTTCCTGTGGAGAAGTGTATAAAGTATTCAATAGACATCGCGCGCGCCCTCCAGCACCTGCACGCGCACGGCGTAGTGCACCTGGATTTAAAACCAGCCAATGTCTTGTTGTCAGAACAGGGTGTTTGTAAAATCGCAGATTTTGGGTGCTCGTTTAAAATATCCAGCACAAGTGACACCGTGACGCACATGAATGAAATCGGCGGCACGTTTACGCACCGGGCGCCCGAGCTGCTGAAAGGTGAGGAAGTGTCGCCGCGCGTGGACGTTTATTCTTTTGGCATCACGATGTGGCAGCTGCTCACCCGAGAGCCGCCCTATGAGGGAGACAGACAGTATATCCTGTACGCTGTTGTGGCGTATAACCTGCGCCCTTCGACCAGCAGGAATGTTTTTACCCAGTCTTCTATTGGACAGACTTGTCAAAAACTGATCAGCCGGTGTTGGGACGGCGACCCCAGCATCCGACCGACCGCAGATAAGCTCGTCGACGAACTTTCAGTTTTACTGTAA